A single region of the Thermoanaerobacterium aotearoense genome encodes:
- the rimO gene encoding 30S ribosomal protein S12 methylthiotransferase RimO: MVNVGIISLGCAKNTVDSEKMLGIIKEKGFNIVNNENDADVLIINTCGFIESAKRESIDYILEMSKLKRKRLKSLIASGCLSERYKDELLKSLPELDAVIGTGDFLKIADVIEDTLNGKRILEYGHANELDDKDSPRILSTPKHYAYLKISEGCNNKCSFCIIPKLRGHYRSIKMEDLLNEAKMLVENGVKELILIAQDTTKYGIDIYNKYMLPTLLRKLSHIDGIKWIRILYAYPDSITEELIDEIKTNEKVLKYIDIPLQHSNDEVLKRMKRNTTRKKIENTIEKLKSIPGMIIRTTFIVGFPGETEDEFDDLKKFIVEKRFNKLGVFTYSREEDTEAYEMQNQVSEQIKQKRYDELMLLQKNISLEHNKRLIGSEFEVVVEGQKDGLYYGRSYIDAPDIDGITFFKSYRKLGIGDFVKVKITKAFDYDLMGELL; encoded by the coding sequence ATGGTAAATGTCGGAATAATATCTCTTGGATGTGCGAAAAATACCGTTGATTCAGAAAAAATGTTAGGAATAATAAAAGAAAAAGGATTTAATATAGTAAATAATGAAAATGATGCTGATGTCTTGATTATAAATACTTGTGGATTTATCGAAAGTGCAAAAAGAGAATCCATCGATTATATATTGGAAATGAGCAAATTAAAGAGAAAAAGATTAAAATCTTTAATTGCATCTGGATGCTTATCGGAACGCTATAAAGATGAACTTTTAAAAAGTCTTCCTGAATTGGATGCAGTGATAGGCACTGGCGATTTTTTAAAAATTGCAGATGTAATTGAAGACACATTGAATGGAAAGCGTATTTTAGAATATGGACATGCAAATGAATTAGATGATAAAGATTCACCAAGGATATTAAGCACGCCAAAACATTACGCGTATTTGAAAATCTCAGAAGGGTGCAATAATAAGTGTTCATTCTGCATCATACCAAAATTGAGAGGACATTACAGAAGTATCAAAATGGAAGATTTACTCAATGAAGCAAAGATGTTAGTTGAAAATGGCGTTAAAGAGTTAATTTTGATTGCTCAAGATACGACAAAGTACGGCATTGATATCTACAATAAATACATGTTGCCAACTTTATTGAGAAAATTATCACATATAGATGGGATAAAGTGGATTAGGATATTGTATGCATATCCAGACAGTATTACGGAAGAACTTATTGATGAGATAAAGACAAATGAAAAAGTGCTAAAATATATAGATATACCGCTGCAACATTCAAATGATGAAGTTTTAAAACGAATGAAAAGAAATACGACGAGAAAAAAGATTGAAAATACAATTGAAAAACTTAAGTCTATTCCTGGAATGATAATTAGAACAACGTTTATTGTTGGTTTTCCGGGAGAGACAGAGGATGAATTTGACGATTTAAAAAAATTTATTGTAGAAAAAAGGTTTAATAAATTGGGTGTATTCACATATTCCAGAGAAGAAGATACTGAAGCTTACGAGATGCAAAATCAAGTTTCAGAGCAAATTAAACAAAAAAGATACGATGAATTAATGCTTTTGCAAAAAAATATATCGCTTGAACATAATAAAAGATTAATTGGCAGTGAGTTTGAAGTAGTAGTAGAAGGGCAAAAGGATGGACTTTATTATGGCAGAAGCTATATTGATGCTCCAGACATTGATGGAATAACATTTTTTAAATCGTATAGGAAGTTAGGCATTGGCGATTTTGTCAAGGTTAAAATCACAAAAGCTTTTGACTATGATCTAATGGGGGAGTTGTTGTGA
- a CDS encoding YlzJ-like family protein, whose product MLYTIIPYELVFQKCDEIKDNYIETNIEGKTFILEKEDDKYKIIRMYSTNPNDYLKTKYTPGTTIDFKKNQIVL is encoded by the coding sequence ATGTTATACACTATAATTCCTTACGAACTCGTATTTCAAAAGTGTGATGAAATAAAAGATAATTATATTGAAACAAATATAGAAGGTAAAACATTCATTTTGGAAAAAGAAGATGATAAATATAAAATAATAAGAATGTACTCTACAAATCCAAACGATTATCTAAAAACTAAATATACACCCGGAACTACAATTGATTTCAAAAAAAATCAAATTGTGCTATAA
- a CDS encoding competence/damage-inducible protein A produces MKCEIISVGTELLLGQIANTNSKFISEMLTTLGIDVYFQTNVGDNKSRLLECLKIASERSDLIILTGGLGPTIDDLTKETVAEFFSLKLIEDIDTKLKIQSYFKRSKRNLTQNNYKQALFPEGAKILPNDNGTAPGFIIEKNNKVVVVLPGPPAELIPMFKNHVYSYLKPLSDEIIVSKVIKMFGISESQVDEMVNNLLVSQNPTVAPLVGNGFVTLRITAKSDDPLKAKNMIDEYEKNIRGLLSEYIFGVDDDTLESVVLNLLKTKNLTLSTAESCTGGLLSEKITSIPGASEVFKFGAITYSNESKQEILGVSKNIIEKYGAVSEETAREMAVNVKDIAKTDYGLSITGIAGPSGGTPTKPVGLVYIGLAYKDTVYIKKIISNGNRDKIRLNSAMNALDMLRRHLSGLKIDY; encoded by the coding sequence ATGAAATGTGAGATAATATCTGTTGGCACAGAGCTTCTTTTAGGGCAAATTGCTAACACAAATTCAAAATTTATATCTGAGATGCTGACTACACTTGGAATAGATGTCTATTTTCAAACAAATGTAGGAGACAATAAAAGCAGACTTTTAGAGTGCCTTAAAATTGCCTCAGAACGTTCAGATTTGATAATTTTAACAGGTGGTTTAGGACCTACAATTGACGATTTAACAAAGGAAACTGTTGCTGAATTTTTTTCATTAAAGCTTATTGAAGACATTGATACAAAGCTTAAAATCCAATCATATTTTAAAAGATCAAAAAGAAATTTAACTCAAAATAATTACAAGCAGGCTTTATTTCCGGAAGGAGCTAAAATTTTACCAAATGACAATGGTACAGCTCCTGGATTCATTATAGAAAAAAACAACAAGGTAGTAGTTGTTTTGCCTGGACCGCCAGCAGAATTAATACCTATGTTTAAAAACCATGTATATTCTTATCTAAAGCCTTTAAGCGATGAGATAATTGTCTCTAAAGTTATAAAGATGTTTGGCATTAGTGAATCACAAGTTGATGAGATGGTAAATAATTTGCTTGTGTCACAGAATCCTACTGTTGCTCCGCTTGTTGGGAATGGATTTGTCACATTGAGAATAACTGCAAAATCAGATGATCCTTTAAAAGCAAAAAACATGATCGATGAATATGAAAAAAATATAAGAGGGCTTTTAAGCGAATACATTTTTGGAGTAGATGATGATACATTGGAATCTGTAGTTTTAAACTTATTAAAGACAAAAAATCTTACACTTTCTACTGCTGAATCATGTACTGGTGGATTGTTATCTGAAAAAATCACTAGTATACCAGGTGCATCTGAAGTATTTAAATTTGGAGCTATAACGTACAGCAATGAGTCAAAACAAGAGATTTTAGGTGTATCTAAAAACATCATAGAAAAATATGGAGCAGTTAGCGAAGAAACTGCGAGGGAAATGGCTGTCAATGTAAAAGATATTGCAAAAACAGATTACGGTTTATCTATTACAGGTATAGCCGGTCCCAGCGGTGGTACGCCCACTAAACCTGTTGGTTTGGTATATATAGGTTTAGCATATAAAGATACTGTATACATAAAAAAAATAATTTCAAATGGAAATAGAGATAAAATACGATTAAATTCTGCTATGAATGCTTTAGATATGCTTAGAAGACATTTAAGCGGTCTAAAAATTGACTATTGA
- a CDS encoding HAS-barrel domain-containing protein produces the protein MNQNHIGEVIETSTQKFLCQSIKLNDGPDFGSFVKTTSNDMTIYGIVYNVSTMSDDQSRKPVAFGLSEEELKMQQPQIFELMHTYFEVQIIGYKKDRYIGLIPPKPAKIHAFTYLCDESDLNCIRENLNYIKYILNSKTGIEDELIAAAIRNLYSYDSNEKTYLIEVGKELIRLLKNDFDRYVTIKRMCNI, from the coding sequence ATGAATCAGAATCATATAGGTGAAGTCATAGAGACCAGTACTCAGAAATTTTTGTGTCAATCGATAAAATTAAATGATGGTCCTGACTTTGGAAGTTTTGTAAAAACAACATCAAACGATATGACTATATATGGAATTGTATATAATGTTTCTACAATGAGCGATGACCAAAGTAGAAAACCAGTAGCTTTTGGATTGTCTGAAGAGGAGTTAAAAATGCAGCAACCACAAATTTTTGAATTAATGCACACGTATTTTGAAGTGCAAATAATTGGATATAAAAAAGACAGATATATTGGATTAATTCCACCTAAACCAGCTAAAATACATGCTTTTACATATCTCTGCGATGAAAGTGATTTAAACTGTATAAGGGAAAATTTGAATTATATAAAGTATATATTAAATAGTAAAACAGGGATTGAAGACGAATTAATAGCAGCAGCTATAAGGAATTTATATTCTTACGATTCTAATGAAAAAACATATTTGATTGAAGTTGGCAAAGAGCTGATAAGATTGCTAAAAAATGATTTCGACAGGTATGTAACCATAAAAAGGATGTGTAACATATGA
- a CDS encoding ATP-binding protein translates to MKGKIFRGSISSGLDVKLIGDSIIEDVKVGNFIVVTGKKNKYLCMVTDIKYEAVNPQIMISGTDFDSEIDEKIIEGTGVYGVVTLSPMIQIDESKNPLTVKSIPSYGSYALDADKEDIYAVFGEPSEENFYIGTPPEMDIPICINLKRLVERSTGIFGRAGTGKTYLTRLLLSGLVKSNLAVSLIFDAHNEYGYGAKSENSGYVKGLKQLFGSKVAIFTLDRESSLRRQVPIDGVLNIAYNQITPDDILLLNSMLNLNTTAIESIYQIMKKEGNNWLYNFLNIDASEIDEYALDIGANASSLQALRRKLERFTKLPFLMEVVPNDCIKQIMDYLQNGINVVVEFGNVSTLGYMLVANIITRHIHDMYVKKSEEAIANNGKGPIPLIITIEEAHRFLDPSISKETTMGEIAREMRKYNVTLLIVDQRTSQIDSEVMSQIGTKITCRLEDDNDINSFLSGVNNASKLRNVLASLDQKQQALILGHAVPMPVVIKTRNYDQEFYRDISTYNDADFIDKPFLELMEKEKIDELFPD, encoded by the coding sequence ATGAAAGGAAAAATTTTTAGAGGATCTATTTCATCTGGTTTAGATGTTAAGCTTATAGGCGACAGCATTATAGAAGATGTTAAGGTTGGCAATTTTATAGTAGTAACCGGTAAAAAAAACAAATATTTGTGCATGGTAACCGATATAAAATATGAAGCTGTTAATCCTCAAATAATGATCAGTGGAACAGATTTTGATAGCGAAATAGACGAGAAAATAATAGAAGGTACAGGAGTATACGGTGTTGTCACATTGTCGCCTATGATACAAATAGATGAAAGCAAAAATCCTTTAACGGTAAAATCGATACCTTCTTACGGTTCTTATGCATTGGATGCAGATAAAGAAGATATATATGCCGTTTTTGGAGAACCATCAGAGGAAAATTTTTACATTGGTACACCACCGGAAATGGATATACCAATTTGCATTAATTTAAAAAGGTTGGTAGAGAGAAGCACAGGTATTTTTGGCCGTGCTGGAACTGGAAAAACGTATTTGACACGGTTACTGTTGTCTGGTTTAGTAAAATCCAATTTGGCAGTCAGTCTTATTTTTGATGCTCATAATGAATACGGCTATGGTGCAAAAAGTGAAAATAGCGGATATGTAAAAGGGTTAAAGCAATTATTTGGAAGTAAAGTTGCAATATTTACTTTAGATAGAGAATCTTCCTTGAGGAGACAGGTACCTATTGATGGCGTTTTAAACATTGCCTACAATCAAATAACCCCAGATGATATTTTATTGCTTAATTCCATGCTGAATCTAAATACTACAGCAATTGAAAGTATATATCAAATAATGAAGAAAGAAGGCAACAATTGGCTGTATAATTTCCTTAATATAGATGCTTCAGAGATTGATGAATACGCATTAGATATAGGTGCCAATGCCAGCTCTCTTCAAGCTTTAAGAAGAAAGTTAGAGAGATTTACGAAGCTTCCTTTTTTGATGGAAGTTGTTCCTAATGATTGCATAAAACAAATAATGGATTACTTGCAGAATGGTATAAATGTCGTTGTTGAATTTGGAAATGTATCAACACTGGGTTATATGCTTGTGGCAAATATCATAACAAGACATATACATGATATGTACGTAAAAAAATCTGAGGAAGCCATAGCTAATAACGGAAAAGGTCCCATACCTTTAATCATAACAATTGAAGAGGCTCACAGATTTTTAGATCCTTCAATTTCTAAAGAGACTACTATGGGAGAAATAGCAAGGGAAATGCGAAAATACAATGTGACTTTATTGATTGTAGACCAGAGGACGTCCCAAATAGATTCAGAAGTCATGTCTCAAATTGGGACAAAGATTACTTGTCGATTAGAGGACGATAACGACATTAATTCGTTTCTATCTGGTGTAAATAATGCATCGAAATTGAGAAATGTATTAGCAAGCCTTGACCAGAAGCAACAGGCTTTAATTTTAGGTCATGCTGTACCTATGCCTGTTGTGATTAAAACGAGAAATTACGACCAAGAATTTTACAGAGATATTTCAACTTACAACGACGCGGATTTTATAGATAAACCATTTTTAGAATTGATGGAAAAAGAGAAAATCGATGAGCTATTTCCAGACTGA
- a CDS encoding DNA double-strand break repair nuclease NurA, producing the protein MLNSSKLIPLLNALISSEKSLLNDISNDLKNAINEFNKAKGVENELVKKIKFSKTSWLTAIPLESLNSTKRVSDSINDYSVIAVDGSQIMPDRHEIRLCYLINIGYVIFTYGEDSSAELKSEPYLYFKEEDLFKEYAGVKALVTPKDITFKRTIMEYKKISECISKIKSKNKIAFIDGTLIEWMVQGEPDEQNIIDSVLATFDYAQKFNTPIVGYISSPKSNDFINMLRISLCPQDPVNCSNCLYLKNDKELPCSTISKLNDADLFLKILDEGERSPLFLSTSHILENYGQHKIAFFYLNTGNEIARIEIPYWVATDRKNLDLVHFICYDQAKKGNGYPISLSEAHEQAVVTGADREQFYNILSNLYVRSGLKVSRSYKSQRKRSSIL; encoded by the coding sequence TTGCTAAATAGTTCTAAGTTGATTCCTTTGCTTAATGCATTAATAAGTAGTGAAAAAAGCCTGCTTAACGATATATCAAATGATTTAAAGAATGCAATAAACGAATTTAATAAAGCCAAAGGCGTTGAGAACGAACTTGTAAAAAAGATAAAATTCAGCAAAACATCTTGGTTAACTGCAATTCCACTTGAAAGCTTGAATAGCACAAAGCGTGTAAGTGATAGTATAAATGACTACAGCGTAATTGCAGTGGATGGCTCACAAATTATGCCCGATAGGCATGAAATCAGATTGTGCTATTTAATAAATATAGGTTATGTAATATTTACCTATGGTGAAGATTCAAGTGCGGAATTAAAATCTGAACCATATCTGTATTTTAAGGAAGAAGATTTATTTAAGGAATATGCAGGTGTTAAAGCCTTAGTCACTCCTAAAGATATAACATTTAAGAGAACAATAATGGAGTATAAAAAAATTTCTGAATGTATATCTAAAATAAAAAGCAAAAATAAAATAGCCTTTATTGATGGGACACTGATAGAATGGATGGTACAGGGGGAACCTGATGAACAAAATATAATCGATAGTGTTCTTGCGACTTTTGATTATGCACAAAAGTTTAATACACCTATTGTTGGGTATATAAGTTCTCCTAAAAGCAATGATTTTATAAATATGTTGCGCATATCGCTGTGCCCACAAGACCCAGTAAACTGCAGTAATTGTCTGTATTTGAAAAATGATAAGGAATTGCCTTGTAGCACTATAAGCAAGTTAAACGATGCTGATCTTTTTTTGAAAATACTTGATGAAGGAGAAAGATCTCCGTTGTTCCTAAGCACATCCCATATTTTAGAAAACTACGGTCAGCACAAAATCGCATTTTTTTATTTAAATACAGGAAATGAAATTGCACGAATAGAAATTCCGTACTGGGTTGCAACTGATAGAAAAAATTTAGATTTAGTTCATTTTATATGTTATGATCAAGCCAAAAAAGGAAATGGGTATCCAATATCACTGTCAGAAGCGCATGAACAAGCTGTTGTTACTGGTGCAGACAGGGAACAATTCTATAATATTCTTTCGAACTTATATGTAAGAAGCGGTTTGAAAGTATCTCGATCGTATAAATCGCAAAGGAAAAGGAGTAGTATTCTATGA
- a CDS encoding regulatory protein RecX, protein MKITSVEKQKNDNMRFNVYIDDKYAFSISYEEKEKFKLENGVEIDKEQYNYYVNYLTFKNAYNDAIRILSYNMKTKKELWEKLRLKGYSDSVIGDVINKLIDLHYLDDEYYAEVYVKEKKERLFSKYRIYNELIRKGIEPSLIEFKLSELYDDETEVIQKLIRKKSISTNDKLKIKNYLYRKGFKIEDINKVLSDEEVY, encoded by the coding sequence ATGAAGATAACAAGTGTAGAAAAACAGAAAAATGACAATATGCGATTCAATGTTTATATTGATGATAAATATGCTTTCTCTATTTCTTACGAAGAAAAGGAAAAATTTAAGTTGGAAAATGGCGTTGAAATTGATAAAGAACAATATAATTATTATGTAAACTACTTGACATTTAAAAATGCGTATAACGATGCTATTAGAATTTTATCTTACAATATGAAAACAAAGAAAGAGCTATGGGAGAAGTTACGCTTAAAAGGATACAGCGATTCTGTAATTGGTGATGTCATAAATAAGCTTATTGATTTGCATTATTTGGATGATGAGTATTACGCAGAGGTATATGTAAAGGAGAAGAAAGAACGCCTTTTCAGTAAATACAGGATCTACAATGAACTTATAAGAAAGGGAATAGAGCCTTCTTTAATTGAGTTTAAGCTTTCTGAACTATATGATGATGAAACTGAAGTAATTCAAAAATTAATTAGAAAAAAAAGTATTTCCACAAATGATAAGTTAAAAATCAAAAATTATCTATACAGAAAGGGATTTAAAATCGAAGACATAAACAAAGTCCTCTCAGATGAGGAGGTTTATTAA
- the recA gene encoding recombinase RecA, which translates to MIEKQKALDMAISQIERQFGKGSIMRLGDNSKLNIDVISTGSIDLDIALGVGGVPRGRIIEIFGPESSGKTTIALHILAEAQKLGGTGAFIDAEHALDPVYAKNVGVNIDNLLVSQPDTGEQALEIVEALVRSGAVDVIVIDSVAALVPKAEIDGDMGDAHVGLQARLMSQALRKLSGVISKTKSVAVFINQLREKVGVMFGNPETTPGGRALKFYSTIRLDVRKVDGIKQGNDIVGNRTRVKVVKNKVAPPFKQAEFDIMYGEGISREGSILDLAASIDIIDKSGAWYSYGDIRLGQGRENAKQYLKENKAIADEIENKIRENFNLLVTTKKSIVDDEVEQD; encoded by the coding sequence ATGATAGAAAAGCAAAAAGCCCTTGATATGGCCATAAGCCAAATTGAAAGACAGTTTGGGAAAGGCTCCATAATGAGACTTGGCGATAATAGTAAGCTTAATATTGATGTGATTTCTACTGGCTCTATAGATTTAGACATAGCTTTAGGAGTTGGGGGAGTTCCAAGGGGAAGAATAATAGAAATATTTGGTCCAGAGTCTTCAGGTAAGACAACAATTGCATTACATATATTAGCTGAGGCTCAAAAATTAGGAGGAACAGGTGCTTTTATAGATGCCGAACATGCCTTAGATCCTGTGTATGCTAAAAATGTAGGCGTCAACATAGATAATCTGTTGGTTTCTCAGCCAGACACTGGTGAACAAGCTCTTGAAATTGTTGAAGCCTTAGTGCGAAGTGGTGCTGTGGATGTGATCGTTATTGACTCTGTAGCTGCTCTCGTACCGAAAGCAGAGATAGATGGTGATATGGGCGATGCACATGTTGGACTTCAAGCAAGACTTATGTCACAGGCTTTAAGAAAGCTATCTGGTGTTATAAGCAAAACAAAATCTGTAGCGGTATTTATAAATCAGTTGCGGGAAAAGGTTGGTGTGATGTTTGGGAATCCCGAGACGACTCCTGGCGGAAGGGCATTAAAATTTTATTCTACAATTCGTCTGGATGTAAGAAAAGTGGACGGTATAAAACAAGGTAATGATATTGTAGGGAATAGAACACGTGTAAAAGTCGTAAAAAATAAGGTTGCACCACCTTTTAAACAGGCAGAATTTGACATTATGTATGGAGAAGGTATATCGAGAGAAGGAAGTATTTTAGATTTAGCTGCAAGTATCGACATAATTGATAAAAGTGGTGCATGGTATTCATATGGCGACATAAGGCTTGGGCAAGGTAGAGAAAATGCGAAACAGTATTTGAAAGAAAACAAAGCAATTGCTGATGAGATAGAAAACAAAATCAGAGAAAATTTTAATCTCTTGGTGACAACAAAAAAATCTATCGTTGATGATGAAGTTGAACAAGATTAG
- a CDS encoding FtsK/SpoIIIE family DNA translocase — protein sequence MKSKTKEKYNNEIVGIILLTFSIISMISLYSDKTGIVGKELVVLLKSLFGVGAYAISLLILVYSLFLLFRNRSFLDYKRIICLLITFLCFINMVQIYLYDNTGYFKNYVLDSIKHGLNGSGGGIVSAITVFVLVKFLGVIGSWLFLVSTLIISIILLTDISLIESIKSVYRQMFQLIEKYKNKKKALEFNDENILPDIVEKPDEKKLSRKKIANSEDQQLKIIQPYLEEKEEIEEKKDHSEDEVKTLKRENKGKTYENYICPPVELLKEGTPQQKVNNNLIIENAKKLEETLKNFAIDAKVVQVSRGPAITRFELQPSPGVKVSRIVSLTDDIALSLAAPSVRIEAPIPGKSAIGIEVPNEKISVVTLREVIDTKKFRESKSDLTIGLGKDIAGNIVIADLSKMPHLLIAGATGSGKSVCINTLIVSLLYKASPDKVKMILIDPKVVELNIYNGIPHLLTPVVTDPKKAAGVLNWAVNEMTERYKAFAENNVRDIEGYNKIHGIDTMPKIVVIVDELSDLMMVSPAEVEEYICRLAQMARAAGIYLVIATQRPSVDVITGVIKANIPSRISFAVSSQIDSRTILDMSGAEKLLGKGDMLYYPIGESKPIRVQGAFISDKEVEEIVNFLKSNTNEPKYEEIIVEQKNTLSKEIEEDELMNDAIKVIVETGQASISMLQRRLRIGYARAARIIDQIEQKGIISGYDGSKPRQILLSEEEIKRIIND from the coding sequence ATGAAATCAAAGACTAAAGAAAAATACAACAACGAAATAGTTGGAATAATTTTGCTTACTTTTTCGATTATTTCTATGATAAGCCTTTATTCTGACAAGACAGGCATAGTAGGAAAAGAATTAGTAGTTTTATTAAAAAGTCTTTTTGGTGTAGGTGCGTATGCAATATCGCTACTAATTTTGGTGTATTCATTGTTTCTTTTATTTAGAAATAGAAGCTTCTTAGACTATAAGAGAATCATATGTTTACTAATAACATTCTTGTGTTTTATAAATATGGTTCAGATATATCTTTATGATAACACTGGATATTTTAAAAATTATGTTTTAGATAGCATTAAGCACGGATTAAATGGGTCAGGTGGAGGAATTGTTTCTGCAATAACTGTCTTTGTGCTTGTCAAGTTTTTAGGAGTTATAGGAAGTTGGTTGTTTCTGGTTTCTACATTAATCATTAGCATCATACTTCTTACAGATATATCACTTATTGAAAGCATAAAATCAGTATATAGACAGATGTTTCAGCTTATAGAAAAATATAAAAACAAGAAAAAGGCGTTAGAGTTTAACGATGAGAATATACTGCCTGACATTGTAGAAAAGCCAGATGAAAAAAAATTATCCAGAAAAAAAATTGCAAATAGCGAAGATCAACAATTAAAGATAATACAACCGTACTTAGAAGAAAAAGAGGAAATAGAAGAGAAAAAAGATCACAGTGAAGATGAAGTCAAAACCTTAAAAAGAGAAAATAAAGGAAAAACTTATGAAAATTATATTTGTCCTCCTGTCGAATTGCTTAAAGAGGGTACACCGCAACAAAAAGTCAACAATAATCTAATTATAGAAAATGCTAAGAAATTAGAAGAAACGCTTAAAAATTTCGCTATTGACGCTAAAGTAGTGCAAGTAAGCAGAGGGCCGGCTATTACAAGATTTGAATTGCAACCAAGTCCTGGAGTCAAAGTCAGCAGAATAGTTAGTTTAACAGACGACATTGCGTTAAGTCTTGCAGCGCCTTCCGTTAGAATAGAGGCTCCAATTCCAGGAAAATCTGCAATTGGGATTGAAGTACCAAATGAAAAAATATCTGTTGTAACACTTAGAGAAGTTATAGATACTAAAAAATTTAGGGAAAGCAAGTCCGATTTAACAATAGGGTTAGGTAAAGATATTGCTGGGAACATAGTTATAGCTGATTTATCAAAAATGCCTCACTTGTTGATTGCTGGTGCTACGGGTTCAGGTAAAAGTGTTTGTATTAATACTCTAATTGTGAGTTTGTTGTACAAAGCTTCACCTGATAAAGTCAAAATGATTTTAATAGATCCTAAGGTTGTTGAATTGAATATTTACAATGGCATACCGCATTTGCTAACACCAGTTGTTACAGATCCTAAAAAAGCTGCTGGCGTCCTTAATTGGGCGGTAAATGAAATGACAGAACGGTATAAAGCATTTGCAGAAAACAATGTAAGGGACATTGAGGGGTATAATAAAATTCATGGTATTGATACAATGCCTAAGATAGTTGTTATTGTAGATGAATTGTCGGATCTCATGATGGTTTCACCAGCGGAAGTGGAAGAATACATATGTAGATTAGCCCAAATGGCGAGAGCTGCAGGCATATATTTAGTAATTGCTACACAAAGACCATCTGTAGATGTTATAACTGGTGTCATAAAAGCAAATATACCATCTAGAATCTCTTTTGCTGTTTCATCACAAATAGATTCAAGAACTATTTTAGACATGTCTGGTGCTGAAAAACTGTTAGGAAAAGGAGATATGCTTTATTACCCAATTGGTGAATCTAAGCCAATTCGCGTGCAAGGCGCATTTATTTCAGATAAAGAAGTTGAAGAAATTGTAAATTTTCTAAAGTCAAATACTAATGAACCAAAATACGAAGAAATAATTGTTGAACAAAAAAATACACTTAGTAAAGAAATAGAAGAAGATGAATTGATGAACGATGCAATTAAAGTGATTGTAGAAACTGGACAAGCTTCTATATCTATGCTGCAAAGAAGGCTTAGGATAGGCTATGCAAGAGCTGCAAGAATAATAGATCAGATAGAACAAAAAGGAATAATAAGTGGCTACGATGGCTCTAAACCAAGGCAAATATTGCTATCAGAAGAAGAAATAAAAAGAATAATAAACGATTAA
- the pgsA gene encoding CDP-diacylglycerol--glycerol-3-phosphate 3-phosphatidyltransferase — protein sequence MNAANKITIARLILVPFFIVVMLSGIKYSNIIAASLFLVASLTDKLDGYIARKYNQITNLGKFMDPLVDKIMVSSALIVLIQLNRIQSWIVIVILCREFIITGLRAVGADKGVVIAASNLGKYKTTFQIIAIISLMLNNYPFEYVFFPFSTIAVYLALFFTVYSGIDYVVKCRNIILG from the coding sequence GTGAACGCAGCAAATAAGATTACAATTGCGAGATTGATTTTAGTTCCTTTTTTTATAGTAGTAATGTTGTCAGGAATTAAATACTCAAACATAATTGCAGCTTCTTTATTTTTAGTTGCTTCGTTAACTGATAAGTTAGATGGGTATATTGCGAGAAAATACAATCAAATTACGAATTTAGGCAAGTTTATGGACCCTCTTGTAGATAAAATCATGGTTTCATCTGCTTTAATCGTCTTAATACAGCTAAACCGCATACAAAGTTGGATAGTCATAGTTATTCTTTGCAGGGAATTTATAATAACTGGATTAAGAGCTGTTGGAGCAGATAAAGGTGTCGTAATCGCGGCCAGCAATCTTGGTAAATATAAGACGACGTTCCAAATCATAGCTATAATATCGCTGATGCTAAATAATTATCCATTTGAATACGTGTTTTTCCCATTTTCGACTATAGCTGTTTATTTAGCGCTATTTTTTACAGTTTATTCTGGAATTGATTATGTGGTAAAATGCAGAAACATAATTTTAGGATGA